CGGTTTCTGGGGGATTCCGCTGCGCTTGGGTTCGCAGTCGGAAGTGTGGGTGATTGATGTGAAGGGGAGGTAATTTATTGAAATTAAAATATAAGGTGTATGAAAAAGGTCGTCTGAAACAAAATTCGGACGGCCTTTTTTATGACTTATGGGCAAAAAAATCTATTTGGGTTATAATGCCATCAAACTAAATCAAATTTGCAAATTGACTATTGTTTTTTTAAAAATCTGCAAAATACTCAACACATTACTTCAATAAATAATCAAGGATGAGCATTATGGGAATCATTAGTCTTATTTTCATCGCCGTGATATTGGGCTTTCTGTTGATTAATTTCAAGCAAAAACTCAGCCGTTGTAAAAAAGATTACCAAGAATCTTTCGTTGCATTGCGTATCGCTTTGGCGTGTAGGCATCAGGCAGTCAGGCATGTTTTAGATGCGTCAAAAATCTACCTGGGGCGCGAAGGTGACGATATGGATAAAGGTTTGTTGTCCGCTTGTAGCGATGCAGAAGCGGTATTGAGCCAGGCATCCAAATCTTTTTCCCCGGAATCGCTTTCCCGCCTGTGCAATGCGGAAGCAGAATTAAACAAATTGCTCCGAAGCTTGCAGGAAGCTTTGGAAAAAAACTTAAAACAACGACCCGACGAAGGGTTGAAAAGCCAGCTTGAAATGCTGGATGCAGCTGAAAACGACGTTGTTTCCGCGCGCCGTGCTTACAACCGCTCCGCAGAACGCTACAACCGCATACTGAGAAAGTCCACGAGCGGAATTATTGCGAAGGTATTGGGCTATCATGTCAAAGCAAGCCTGATTAAATTTGAAGACAACAATGGCCCTCAAATGAGCAAACATTTACTGGCTCGTTCGTAATCCTTATTTGAAAGTATGACGGGTTTGGATGGGACTCCCTTATCGTCATCATCCCTTGTCCGATAAAAAGGTCGTCTGAAAACCATGTTTCAGGTTTTCAGACGACCTTTGTTTTTCAAAACGGAATCAACCGCCGCATGCGCCGCAGCAACCGCCTTCGCTGTGTCCGCCGCGTTTTTCTTCGTTGTTGACTACGGGCAACTCGACTTCTTCAGACTGTTCTTTTTTGTCTTCGGGCAGGTCGTTGACTTTGATTTTGTTTTCTTCTGACATTTTGGGCTCTCTTTAAAAAAGATGGAAAGGTGTACCACGATACCATCGGGCGGCGGATAAACCAAGTCGGATTTAAGATTTTTTGCGATTCGGTTTGATGAATCGCAAATCGTGCCGGTTTGGAATAGCTGACGTGATAACGGAACGCTGGTTATCGCGTCCCGTTTGGGTTTTCAGACGACCTTTGGGCATCAGTTCAGGCGATTTTTCTTACCGAACCAAACAAAACCGATGGCACCCAAAACAATCATCGGAACGCTTAACCATTGTCCCATCGACAAGCCCAAGGTGAGCAGGCCGAGATAGTCGTCGGGCTGGCGGGCATATTCGGCGATGAAGCGGAAGAAGCCGTAGCCGCCGAGGAAGAGGGAGGCGACTTGTCCGGTCGGACGCGGTTTTTTGGAGAAAATCCATACGACGATGAAGAGGCAGATGCCTTCAAGGGCGAATTGGTAGAGTTGCGAAGGGTGGCGCGGCAGGACGTGGTATTGCTGCATCCATTCCGCCCAAAGCGGGTTACGCACGGCGGCGTTGAGGTCTTCTGCGTGCGCTTGCGGGAAGCCCATTGCCCAAAAGGCGTTGATGTCGGTAATGCGGCCCCAGAGTTCGCCGTTGATGAAGTTGCCGATACGGCCGGAAGCCAAACCCAGCGGAACGAGCGGTGCGACGAAATCCATGGTTTTCAAGGTACTGATTTTGTGTTTGCGGCTGAACAGCCACATGGCAATGACGACGCCCAAGAAGCCGCCGTGGAACGACATGCCGCCTTCCCAAACTTTGAGCATTTCAAGCGGATGGTCGAGGTAGTATGAGAATTTGTAAAACAGGATATAGCCGAGCCGTCCGCCGAGGATGACGCCCAACACGCCCCAAGTCAGGAAGTCGTCGAGCATTTCTTGGGTAAAGGCGGTGTTGCCTTGTTTGATGCGGCGGCGGCCCAGCCATAGGAAGAGCATAAAGCCGACGATATAGCTGAGGGCATACCAGCGGATGGCGACTGGTCCGATACTGATTGCAATGGGGTCAAACTGCGGATGTATCATCATGATGTGTGTTCCTTATGGGAAGGGCGGTTTATGTGTTTTAGCCCGACAAAGGTCGTCTAAAAATGCCGATTGGGATTTTCAGACGACCTTTTGTGTGATAGGGAAAAATAATTATCGTAAATCATCGACAACGTTCAAAACAGCCGACAACATGGCTTCGCCC
Above is a window of Neisseria mucosa DNA encoding:
- a CDS encoding prolipoprotein diacylglyceryl transferase, giving the protein MMIHPQFDPIAISIGPVAIRWYALSYIVGFMLFLWLGRRRIKQGNTAFTQEMLDDFLTWGVLGVILGGRLGYILFYKFSYYLDHPLEMLKVWEGGMSFHGGFLGVVIAMWLFSRKHKISTLKTMDFVAPLVPLGLASGRIGNFINGELWGRITDINAFWAMGFPQAHAEDLNAAVRNPLWAEWMQQYHVLPRHPSQLYQFALEGICLFIVVWIFSKKPRPTGQVASLFLGGYGFFRFIAEYARQPDDYLGLLTLGLSMGQWLSVPMIVLGAIGFVWFGKKNRLN